The following are encoded together in the Azospirillum lipoferum 4B genome:
- the tolR gene encoding protein TolR, translated as MAGQLAGKSHGRGKRRGYRAMAEINMTPFIDVMLVLLIVFMVAAPMLTVGVPVDLPKTNAAPLEQQKDPLFVTVQTDGRVFVQETAVELTNMVPLLIAVTNNNPEARILVRGDAKIAYGKMLEVMGTMSAAGFKKVGLVAEMPNGPTASSARVGAPKPAR; from the coding sequence ATGGCCGGACAACTCGCAGGCAAATCCCACGGGCGTGGCAAGCGCCGGGGCTATCGCGCGATGGCCGAGATCAACATGACGCCGTTCATCGACGTCATGCTGGTCCTGCTGATCGTCTTCATGGTGGCCGCCCCGATGCTGACCGTCGGCGTGCCGGTCGACCTGCCCAAGACCAACGCTGCTCCGCTGGAGCAGCAGAAGGATCCGCTGTTCGTCACCGTGCAGACCGACGGCCGCGTTTTCGTGCAGGAGACGGCGGTCGAGCTGACCAACATGGTGCCGCTGCTGATCGCGGTGACCAACAACAACCCGGAGGCCCGCATCCTGGTCCGCGGCGACGCCAAGATCGCCTATGGCAAGATGCTGGAGGTGATGGGCACCATGAGCGCCGCCGGCTTCAAGAAGGTCGGTCTGGTTGCCGAGATGCCGAACGGCCCGACCGCGTCCAGCGCGCGGGTCGGTGCACCCAAGCCGGCGCGTTGA